A section of the Pseudorasbora parva isolate DD20220531a chromosome 2, ASM2467924v1, whole genome shotgun sequence genome encodes:
- the LOC137049745 gene encoding heme-binding protein 1-like — MFGMIRNWLFGATEESEYKLLSTETKDGVSYEVRRYDASKYVCLSLEGRSFDQVSGELQRRLLTYMSGGNQPGEVMNTPVPVVFTVFPRDDGTLNRRLVAALRIPLSFQTSPPTPTDTSIRIEDRPGITVYVLQFGGFAGESEFRAEASRLTCTLGDSAPFQRKQYLCCVYDPPIKPYGRRNEVWFLQDEP, encoded by the exons ATGTTCGGCATGATCAGAAACTGGCTGTTCGGAGCCACTGAAGAGAGCGAGTACAAACTCCTGAGCACCGAGACcaag gatgGTGTGAGTTACGAGGTGCGCCGCTACGATGCCAGTAAGTACGTGTGCTTGAGTCTGGAGGGGCGGAGCTTCGATCAGGTGTCAGGTGAGCTGCAGCGGAGGCTCCTCACCTACATGAGCGGCGGCAACCAACCAG GTGAGGTCATGAACACACCCGTCCCCGTCGTCTTCACCGTGTTCCCGCGGGATGACGGCACGTTGAACCGGCGTTTGGTCGCCGCGCTGCGCATCCCATTGAGCTTCCAGACCAGCCCACCCACCCCGACAGACACTTCCATCCGGATCGAGGACCGGCCCGGGATAACCGTATACGTCCt GCAGTTCGGCGGGTTCGCAGGCGAGAGCGAGTTTCGCGCAGAAGCGTCACGTCTGACGTGCACGCTCGGAGACTCCGCCCCCTTCCAGCGTAAGCAATACCTGTGCTGTGTCTACGACCCGCCAATCAAACCCTACGGCCGAAGGAACGAGGTCTGGTTCCTGCAGGACGAGCCCTGA
- the LOC137049752 gene encoding WW domain-binding protein 2-like: protein MTLNQNHHPNGGVLIQAGESILRECKNVELSFSDITPKNDLFKGTKKGSVYLTQYRVVFVSSVMKDKFCSFMFPYYLMKNCSIEQPVFAANYIQGLIKAEAGGGWEGQANFKMSFPSGGAIELGQHLFKLATNASRAPPAQNGAFGLAAGMNGYASPAMPQPYPYPSMPQAAYNTYPYPPTAAGVYPSAPMYMAPPPPYPGPPQDWCPPPVAPGNAKAAEAASSAFYNPSNPHSVYMPMDQPPPYFPPENPDKKNM from the exons ATGACACTAAACCAAAACCATCACCCCAACGGAGGAGTGCTGATCCAGGCCGGAGAGAG CATCCTACGAGAATGCAAGAATGTTGAACTGTCCTTCAGTGACATCACACCCAAGAACGACCTTTTTAAGGGGACCAAGAAGGGCTCTGTCTACCTCACCCAGTACAGG gtGGTGTTCGTGAGCAGTGTGATGAAAGATAAGTTCTGCTCCTTCATGTTCCCCTATTACCTGATGAAGAACTGCAGCATCGAGCAGCCGGTGTTTGCCGCGAACTACATCCAGGGTCTGATCAAAGCTGAGGCGGGAG gtGGCTGGGAAGGTCAGGCCAACTTTAAGATGTCTTTCCCCAGCGGCGGTGCCATCGAGCTGGGACAGCACCTCTTCAAGCTGGCCACTAACG CTTCTCGAGCTCCTCCGGCTCAGAACGGAGCTTTCGGATTGGCCGCAGGGATGAATGGATACGCCAGTCCAGCCATGCCTCAGCCGTACCCGTATCCCAGCATGCCTCAGGCCGCGTACAACACCTACCCATACCCCCCCACTGCTGCAg GTGTGTATCCCAGCGCTCCCATGTACATGGCTCCGCCTCCTCCATATCCCGGACCACCACAGGACTGGTGTCCTCctccag TCGCTCCAGGAAATGCCAAAGCAGCAGAAGCGGCCAGCAGTGCATTTTACAATCCCAGCAACCCTCACAGCGTCTACATGCCCatg GATCAGCCGCCTCCGTATTTTCCTCCTGAAAATCCCGATAAGAAGAACATGTGA